In a genomic window of Vibrio gigantis:
- a CDS encoding DM13 domain-containing protein has product MKKLVLLCTHLAVGAVGFGLGVYALPILIEPDSPSSSSVEAISEQAIYTGEFSKDRQDSDFLHWGEGIVSVSESAIAFEGELAPGPDYKVYLSPKFIETEQAFNDSKSELLRVGDVKTFDRFMVELPEGVDLNRFNTVVIWCETFGQFITSAQIK; this is encoded by the coding sequence ATGAAAAAGTTAGTTTTACTTTGCACCCACTTAGCCGTGGGTGCTGTTGGTTTTGGGCTTGGTGTTTATGCATTGCCTATCTTGATTGAGCCTGATTCTCCATCTTCGAGTTCAGTTGAAGCTATCTCAGAGCAAGCTATTTATACGGGCGAATTCAGCAAAGATCGCCAAGACAGTGATTTCTTGCACTGGGGGGAGGGCATCGTCTCGGTTTCGGAAAGTGCGATTGCGTTTGAAGGCGAGCTGGCACCGGGTCCGGACTACAAGGTTTATCTCTCTCCTAAGTTTATTGAAACTGAACAAGCCTTCAATGACAGCAAGAGCGAGTTACTCAGGGTCGGAGATGTGAAAACATTCGACCGATTTATGGTTGAGCTTCCGGAAGGTGTTGATCTTAATCGATTTAATACCGTTGTGATTTGGTGTGAAACTTTTGGCCAATTTATT
- the pepT gene encoding peptidase T, with the protein MEKLVERFLNYVTFDTKSDPSNQQCPSSPGQITFAEALKSELIALELTDISLDENGYLMAKLPSNVDYPVPAIGFVAHMDTAPDASGANVKPQVIKDYQGGTIELGESGECLSPSQYPDLDSLHGHDLITTDGTTLLGADNKAGIAEIISAIAYLKANPDIKHGDICIGFTPDEEIGRGANLFDVERFGAEWAYTIDGGPVGELEFENFNATSADVICHGVNVHPGTAKGKMVNSMNIAAQFQLMMPAQETPECTEGYEGFYHLKSAEMGVARSELGYIIRDFEREGVEARKGFMQQKVDELNERLEKGRVELVLTDSYFNMKEMVEPHQHIIELAKQAMIECDVEPMIKPIRGGTDGARLSFMGLPCPNIFTGGYNFHGIHEFITIQGMEQAVKVIVELSQRTAAHYQK; encoded by the coding sequence ATGGAAAAGCTTGTAGAACGTTTCCTGAATTACGTTACTTTTGATACCAAATCCGATCCTTCTAATCAGCAATGCCCAAGTTCACCGGGTCAAATTACTTTTGCTGAAGCCTTAAAGTCAGAATTGATTGCACTAGAGCTAACTGATATTTCTTTGGACGAAAATGGATATTTGATGGCGAAACTGCCGTCGAACGTCGATTACCCGGTACCTGCGATTGGCTTTGTCGCACATATGGATACTGCTCCTGACGCATCAGGCGCGAACGTGAAACCACAGGTGATTAAAGATTACCAAGGTGGAACGATTGAATTAGGTGAAAGTGGCGAGTGTTTGAGTCCTAGCCAATACCCAGACCTTGATTCTTTACATGGTCACGACCTTATCACGACTGATGGCACAACTCTGCTTGGTGCTGACAACAAAGCAGGCATCGCTGAAATCATCAGTGCGATTGCTTACCTGAAAGCGAATCCAGACATCAAACACGGTGACATTTGCATTGGTTTCACGCCAGATGAAGAGATTGGCCGAGGTGCGAACCTGTTTGATGTTGAAAGATTTGGCGCCGAGTGGGCGTACACCATTGATGGTGGTCCTGTCGGCGAGTTGGAATTTGAGAACTTCAATGCAACAAGTGCTGATGTTATTTGCCACGGCGTAAACGTTCACCCGGGTACAGCAAAGGGTAAAATGGTGAACTCGATGAATATCGCTGCGCAATTCCAATTGATGATGCCAGCGCAAGAAACACCGGAATGCACAGAAGGCTATGAAGGTTTCTACCACCTGAAATCGGCTGAAATGGGCGTTGCTCGTTCTGAATTGGGTTATATTATCCGTGATTTTGAACGTGAAGGTGTAGAAGCGCGTAAGGGGTTCATGCAACAGAAAGTGGATGAACTAAACGAACGCCTAGAGAAAGGTCGTGTTGAGTTAGTGCTAACAGACAGCTACTTCAACATGAAAGAGATGGTTGAACCGCACCAACACATTATTGAGTTGGCGAAGCAAGCGATGATTGAGTGCGATGTTGAACCAATGATCAAACCGATCCGAGGTGGTACAGACGGTGCTCGCTTGTCATTTATGGGGTTACCATGCCCGAATATCTTTACTGGTGGCTACAACTTCCACGGTATTCATGAGTTCATTACCATTCAGGGTATGGAACAAGCGGTAAAAGTGATTGTTGAGTTGTCGCAACGTACAGCCGCTCACTACCAAAAATAG